One genomic region from Kamptonema formosum PCC 6407 encodes:
- a CDS encoding ABC transporter ATP-binding protein: MTETVISLKNVSKCFKRYKHPVDRLKEMIFPGTKLADEFWALRDINIQIPKGQTLGIVGRNGSGKSTLLQIIVGTLTPTTGEVEVKGRISALLELGSGFNPEFTGRQNVFFNAQLLGFNQKETENKFDQIAAFADIGDFIDQPVKTYSSGMFVRLAFAVATSVDPDILVVDEALSVGDEAFQRKCFARLQIIQERGGTILFVSHAASSVTQLCKSAILMDHGELLLTHTPKLVISKYQKMIYAEPDKAEELKAEIRELNKLVKQEAENHHHSSLETKNGEIKQETVTPRPIEYYEFYDPGMIPAETVRYPSRGAEIINPCITTLKGKVINHLIGRQEYIYTYSVIFFKSTSKVRFGMLIKTISGFELAGSSLNAASQSVQYVEAGTTVTVNFRFKCLLNPGVYFLNAGVVGMVDDDLTYLDRCVDVAMFRVQPCAESQSNGIVDLVIEPCLTVVNTDFINQEQESEVV; this comes from the coding sequence ATGACGGAAACTGTAATTTCACTAAAAAATGTGTCCAAATGTTTTAAGCGGTACAAACATCCAGTAGACCGCTTAAAAGAAATGATTTTTCCTGGGACGAAGCTAGCTGACGAATTTTGGGCCTTGCGAGACATTAATATCCAAATTCCCAAGGGGCAAACTTTAGGTATTGTTGGGCGTAATGGTTCTGGGAAAAGTACGCTGTTACAAATTATTGTCGGTACGCTCACGCCAACTACAGGGGAAGTAGAAGTCAAAGGCAGAATTTCAGCTTTATTAGAGTTGGGAAGTGGGTTTAATCCTGAATTTACTGGACGACAAAATGTATTTTTCAATGCTCAATTGCTAGGTTTTAATCAAAAAGAAACTGAAAATAAATTCGATCAAATAGCGGCTTTTGCTGATATCGGCGATTTTATCGATCAGCCAGTCAAAACTTACTCTAGTGGGATGTTTGTTAGGTTAGCTTTTGCTGTTGCCACTAGCGTAGATCCCGATATTCTCGTAGTTGATGAAGCTCTTTCTGTAGGTGATGAAGCCTTTCAGCGTAAATGTTTTGCTCGCCTCCAAATCATTCAAGAAAGAGGAGGTACTATTCTTTTTGTCTCTCATGCAGCTTCTTCTGTTACTCAACTTTGCAAGTCGGCAATTTTAATGGATCATGGGGAATTGCTACTGACTCATACTCCGAAGTTAGTAATTTCTAAATATCAGAAAATGATTTATGCAGAGCCAGACAAAGCTGAAGAATTGAAAGCTGAAATCCGGGAATTGAATAAATTAGTTAAGCAAGAAGCAGAAAATCATCATCACTCTAGTTTAGAGACAAAAAATGGAGAAATTAAGCAAGAGACAGTAACTCCCAGACCTATAGAATATTATGAATTTTACGATCCGGGAATGATCCCGGCTGAGACGGTAAGGTATCCCTCTCGTGGTGCAGAAATCATCAATCCTTGCATCACTACACTGAAGGGGAAAGTAATTAATCACTTGATTGGTCGTCAAGAGTATATTTATACTTACTCAGTGATTTTCTTTAAATCCACTTCCAAAGTCCGCTTTGGAATGTTGATTAAAACAATTAGCGGTTTTGAGTTGGCTGGTTCTTCCTTAAATGCTGCATCTCAATCAGTGCAATATGTTGAAGCAGGTACAACAGTTACAGTAAATTTTCGCTTTAAATGCTTGTTAAATCCAGGAGTTTACTTCCTCAATGCTGGCGTGGTAGGAATGGTAGATGACGATCTGACTTATCTAGATCGCTGTGTTGATGTTGCTATGTTTAGAGTGCAGCCTTGTGCAGAGTCTCAGAGTAATGGGATTGTTGACTTAGTAATCGAGCCGTGCTTAACTGTTGTGAATACTGATTTCATTAATCAAGAACAGGAAAGCGAGGTTGTTTAA
- the btpA gene encoding photosystem I biogenesis protein BtpA — translation MDLKQIFKTPNPIIGVVHLQPLPTSVRWGGNLKAIIGRAEQEATALASGGVNGIIVENFFDAPFAKDEVDPAVVSAMTLVVQRLMNLVTLPIGVNVLRNDGKSAMAIASCTQAHFIRVNVLNGVMACDQGLIEGQAHQLLRYRRELGSDVKILADVLVKHGRPLGSPNLTTAVQETIERALADAVIISGWTTGSPPNLEDLELATAAAAGTPVFIGSGANWENIPSLICAVDGVIVSSSLKRHGRIEQPIDPIRVSQFVEATRRSLNAKAQQRTGEWGVETGNSQSPIANSQI, via the coding sequence GTGGACTTAAAACAAATATTCAAAACACCAAACCCGATTATTGGCGTTGTACATTTGCAACCCCTTCCCACTTCTGTGCGTTGGGGCGGCAATCTCAAAGCTATTATCGGGAGAGCTGAGCAAGAGGCGACAGCGCTGGCTTCTGGTGGCGTAAACGGTATTATAGTCGAGAATTTTTTCGACGCTCCTTTTGCCAAAGACGAGGTAGATCCGGCTGTGGTGAGCGCTATGACGCTAGTTGTACAGCGGCTAATGAACTTGGTGACGCTGCCGATCGGAGTTAATGTTTTGCGGAATGATGGTAAGAGTGCAATGGCGATCGCCTCCTGTACTCAAGCCCACTTCATCCGCGTCAACGTTCTCAACGGTGTCATGGCTTGCGACCAAGGATTAATCGAAGGCCAAGCTCACCAACTGCTACGCTATCGCCGAGAATTGGGGAGCGATGTCAAAATATTAGCAGATGTTTTGGTCAAGCATGGTCGGCCCTTGGGTAGCCCCAATCTGACCACAGCCGTGCAAGAGACCATAGAACGCGCTTTAGCCGATGCAGTGATTATCTCTGGTTGGACTACTGGTAGTCCTCCCAATTTAGAGGATCTGGAATTGGCAACCGCAGCGGCGGCAGGGACACCAGTTTTCATCGGTAGCGGTGCTAATTGGGAAAATATCCCCAGCTTGATCTGTGCTGTTGATGGCGTAATTGTCTCTAGTTCCTTGAAGCGACACGGCAGGATCGAACAACCAATAGATCCCATTCGCGTCAGTCAGTTTGTGGAGGCGACACGGCGCAGCCTTAATGCCAAAGCTCAACAAAGAACTGGAGAATGGGGAGTAGAGACTGGGAACTCCCAATCTCCGATCGCTAATTCTCAAATCTAA
- a CDS encoding ABC transporter permease, translating into MKGFVQKAGRTGIRFPGSSPLGTKLNLLLTLVRRDLEAQYKGSILGNLWPLLNQLSQLLIYTYVFSIVLKVKLNLQGFPANSNITFGVWLFAGLLPWTAFTSGLTKAAVSVMGQPNLVKKVVFPLGLLPLVPILSAFIESSLGLIALITIVAVSSQKLDATLWLLPLIWLPQLLLTAGLGYLAAGLTVFLRDIPQSLGVILNLWFYLTPIVYPATVIPEQWRVWILWLNPLAAIAEVYRDIILLGEVKHWAEWGGASAISLAVFYGGILVYRRLRPAFADVL; encoded by the coding sequence ATGAAAGGCTTTGTTCAAAAGGCCGGGAGAACTGGCATTAGGTTTCCCGGTTCCTCCCCGTTAGGAACAAAACTTAATTTGCTGCTGACTTTGGTGCGGCGAGATTTGGAGGCTCAATACAAAGGGTCGATTCTGGGTAACTTGTGGCCTCTGCTAAATCAGTTATCGCAACTGCTAATTTATACCTATGTTTTTTCAATTGTTCTGAAGGTGAAACTGAACCTGCAAGGATTCCCGGCTAATAGCAATATTACTTTCGGGGTTTGGCTGTTCGCAGGTTTGCTACCTTGGACTGCTTTCACCAGCGGTTTGACAAAAGCTGCTGTATCAGTGATGGGACAGCCTAATCTAGTGAAAAAAGTTGTGTTTCCCTTGGGATTATTGCCACTGGTGCCGATTTTGTCGGCGTTTATTGAGAGTTCTTTGGGTTTGATTGCGTTGATTACGATTGTAGCGGTGTCGTCTCAGAAGCTAGACGCGACTTTGTGGTTGCTGCCGCTGATTTGGCTACCGCAGTTGTTGCTGACGGCGGGTTTGGGGTATTTGGCTGCGGGATTAACGGTGTTTTTGCGCGATATTCCCCAGAGCTTAGGTGTTATCCTGAATCTTTGGTTCTATTTAACCCCTATTGTTTATCCTGCGACTGTGATTCCTGAACAGTGGCGAGTTTGGATATTGTGGCTAAATCCTTTGGCTGCGATCGCAGAAGTTTATCGCGATATCATACTTTTGGGTGAAGTGAAGCACTGGGCCGAGTGGGGAGGAGCCTCCGCAATCTCCCTAGCTGTATTTTACGGAGGCATTTTGGTGTATCGGCGATTGCGTCCTGCCTTTGCTGATGTATTGTAG
- a CDS encoding SGNH/GDSL hydrolase family protein yields MKVSLIILAIAASLLVVVEVSLRVFFGFGNPLIYIADSDCGYLLAPNQSVRRFGNRIEINQHSMRNPPITPIPAVSTRRILLLGDSIANGGWWTDRLHTISEMMAQLLAQGKGDEGDGGDGGDGGDGGDEGDGGDGGDEEVKSFSSLSSLPSSSSPSSIPQSKVEVLNASANSWGPRNELAYLEKFGHFGAIAVILLINTDDLFAKAPSSWVVGRDRNYPNRKPPSAIVEVLTRYLLPSLPLPELELPQKERGDIVGYNIEAIRQIKTIVTSVNAQFILAMTPLVREISDRHPRDYEIKARTRLTEFTQTEQILYLDFLPIFKSVQHPTTLYRDNIHLSIQGNQLVSEIITNSLRQQFGNW; encoded by the coding sequence GTGAAAGTTTCTCTGATTATTTTAGCGATCGCCGCATCATTGCTAGTGGTAGTAGAAGTAAGTCTCCGGGTGTTCTTTGGCTTTGGCAATCCCCTGATTTACATTGCAGATTCCGACTGCGGTTATCTGTTAGCCCCTAACCAGAGTGTCAGGCGATTTGGCAATCGGATTGAAATTAACCAGCATTCCATGCGTAACCCTCCAATAACGCCAATACCTGCGGTGTCAACTCGCCGGATTTTACTGCTGGGAGATTCGATCGCTAATGGCGGTTGGTGGACAGATCGCTTACATACTATCTCAGAAATGATGGCACAACTTTTAGCCCAAGGAAAGGGAGATGAGGGAGATGGGGGAGATGGGGGAGATGGGGGAGATGGGGGAGATGAGGGAGATGGGGGAGATGGGGGAGATGAGGAAGTTAAATCTTTCTCTTCCCTATCCTCCCTACCTTCCTCATCCTCCCCATCCTCCATTCCCCAGTCTAAGGTCGAAGTGCTCAATGCTTCCGCTAATTCTTGGGGGCCGCGAAATGAGTTAGCTTATTTAGAGAAATTTGGTCATTTTGGGGCGATCGCAGTAATATTGCTGATCAATACAGATGATTTGTTTGCTAAAGCTCCTAGTTCTTGGGTGGTGGGACGCGATCGCAACTACCCAAACCGCAAACCCCCTTCTGCCATAGTAGAAGTATTGACCCGCTACCTGTTGCCATCCCTACCCCTTCCCGAATTAGAGCTACCCCAAAAGGAAAGAGGAGATATCGTCGGTTACAACATAGAAGCGATTCGTCAAATCAAGACAATAGTTACCTCTGTTAACGCCCAGTTTATCCTAGCGATGACTCCCTTAGTGCGGGAAATTAGCGATCGCCACCCCCGTGATTACGAAATTAAAGCCAGAACCCGCCTTACCGAATTTACTCAAACCGAGCAAATACTTTACCTAGATTTTCTTCCTATTTTTAAATCAGTTCAGCACCCAACCACCTTGTATCGAGACAATATTCATCTGAGCATCCAAGGAAATCAACTTGTCAGCGAAATCATTACCAATTCTCTCCGACAACAATTTGGTAATTGGTAA
- a CDS encoding vitamin K epoxide reductase family protein — protein sequence MVRRRSTPWIHRWSRIIIAAIAAIGVLETAYLTIAKLTGNSVLCPTSGCEKVLNSPYATVGGILPLSLLGFAAYLSMAALAVVPLVVNSETDKGLRSKLESSTWLVIFVLATAMPIFSGYLMYLMIFQIGDLCVYCVSSAILSISLFLVTLLGHEWEDVGQLLFTGTIVAMVTTIGALGLYNSHSVETSSSNSAPGIAAPAVTTVSGTAEIALARHLKQIGAKEYGAYWCPHCHEQKELFGNQAASILDYVECDPKGKNSRTQLCEAAKIQGFPTWEINGKLYAGTQSLEKLAEVSGYTGPTNFRSSPPR from the coding sequence ATGGTTCGCCGACGTTCAACCCCCTGGATTCACCGCTGGTCTAGAATTATCATTGCCGCGATCGCAGCTATCGGCGTTCTAGAAACTGCCTATCTGACGATCGCGAAATTAACTGGAAATTCTGTCCTTTGTCCGACTAGCGGTTGTGAAAAAGTGCTCAACAGCCCCTATGCCACTGTAGGTGGCATATTACCCTTGAGTTTGTTGGGTTTTGCTGCTTATCTCAGCATGGCCGCACTGGCAGTGGTTCCACTCGTCGTTAATTCTGAAACAGATAAAGGACTCCGCTCTAAATTAGAAAGCTCGACTTGGCTGGTAATCTTTGTATTAGCCACTGCCATGCCGATTTTTAGCGGCTACTTGATGTATTTAATGATTTTTCAGATCGGGGACTTATGCGTTTACTGCGTTAGTTCGGCTATACTCTCGATCTCTCTGTTTCTAGTGACTTTACTGGGCCACGAGTGGGAAGATGTCGGGCAACTCTTGTTTACGGGGACTATAGTAGCGATGGTCACGACGATCGGTGCCTTGGGTCTTTACAACAGCCACAGCGTAGAGACCTCCTCGTCTAACTCCGCCCCCGGCATTGCTGCCCCTGCTGTTACTACCGTTTCGGGAACGGCAGAAATCGCTTTAGCCCGCCATCTCAAGCAGATAGGTGCTAAAGAATATGGCGCTTACTGGTGTCCTCATTGTCACGAACAGAAAGAACTGTTTGGCAACCAGGCGGCAAGTATTCTGGATTACGTAGAATGCGATCCCAAGGGTAAAAACTCCCGGACTCAACTGTGCGAAGCAGCAAAAATTCAAGGTTTCCCGACTTGGGAAATCAACGGCAAGTTATATGCAGGTACGCAAAGTTTGGAGAAGCTGGCTGAGGTATCGGGTTACACAGGGCCTACCAATTTCCGAAGTTCACCCCCTAGATAA
- a CDS encoding Gfo/Idh/MocA family protein, whose product MSVGYNVFAQRGQPEPLRIGVIGVGNMGQHHTRVLSLLKDVELVGVSDINVERGIDVASKYRVRFFEDYRDLLNHVDAVCVAVPTRLHHAVGMTCLQAGIHVLIEKPIAASISEAESLVNAAAQSHSILQVGHIERFNPAFQELGKVLKTEELLALEAHRMSPYSQRANDVSVVLDLMIHDIDLLLELAAAPVANLTASGSRASDSGYLDYVTATLNFANGIVATLTASKVTHRKLRSIVAHCKNSLTEADFLNNEILIHRQTTANYVTDYGQVLYRQDGLIEKVYTSNIEPLHAELEHFVNCVRGGNQPSVGGEQALKALRLASLIEQMALDGQAWSLQEDSEYNLNSSAVKIVSG is encoded by the coding sequence ATGTCAGTGGGATACAACGTTTTTGCCCAGCGAGGTCAACCCGAACCCCTTCGCATTGGGGTAATTGGGGTTGGCAATATGGGCCAACACCACACACGAGTTTTGAGCTTGTTAAAAGATGTCGAACTCGTGGGTGTTTCAGATATTAATGTGGAGCGAGGGATAGATGTAGCTAGCAAATACCGAGTTCGCTTTTTTGAGGACTATCGGGATCTGCTAAACCACGTAGATGCAGTTTGCGTCGCTGTCCCTACTCGCTTGCACCACGCTGTGGGGATGACTTGTCTCCAAGCGGGAATTCACGTATTAATTGAAAAACCGATAGCTGCGAGTATCTCGGAGGCTGAATCTCTGGTAAATGCTGCTGCACAGTCGCACAGTATTTTGCAGGTTGGCCACATCGAACGCTTTAATCCAGCCTTTCAGGAACTCGGCAAAGTGCTGAAAACTGAAGAGCTACTGGCTTTAGAAGCTCATCGCATGAGTCCGTATTCTCAGCGGGCCAACGATGTATCGGTGGTTTTGGATTTAATGATCCATGACATTGACTTGTTACTGGAATTGGCGGCCGCACCAGTGGCTAATCTCACTGCTAGCGGTAGCCGTGCTTCTGACTCCGGCTATTTAGATTACGTAACAGCTACTTTGAACTTTGCGAATGGGATTGTGGCTACCCTGACTGCAAGCAAGGTGACGCACCGCAAGTTGCGTTCGATTGTAGCTCACTGCAAAAATTCTCTGACGGAGGCTGATTTTCTCAATAATGAAATCTTGATTCACCGACAAACGACGGCTAATTATGTGACTGATTACGGTCAGGTACTTTACCGTCAGGATGGGTTAATTGAGAAGGTTTACACCAGCAATATTGAACCACTTCATGCAGAATTGGAACATTTTGTCAACTGCGTGCGTGGTGGCAATCAGCCTTCTGTCGGGGGAGAACAGGCTCTTAAAGCTCTGCGCCTAGCGAGTTTAATTGAGCAAATGGCTCTCGATGGTCAAGCTTGGTCGTTGCAAGAAGATTCAGAATACAATTTGAATTCTTCAGCGGTTAAAATTGTTAGTGGTTAA